The nucleotide window CCTAACTACCAAGGAAGAAAACCACACATCCATTAGGGGGCCTGCTGGAGCTGACACCCTAGGACTGAATGGTTGGGCATGTGAGAGATGGTAGCATTTGGTTCTCATACAACTTGGAAAAGCTTCTTTCTTGATTCATGGTCCATCTGTTTAGTGTGGTAGAGGTAGTTGGTGTTCTGTCTACAGATCTGATTTTGGGGAGAAAACCTTTTCGGAGAGATGGAGCCCCAAATGGGAGGGTAGGCAGTTGTCATACTCTGTGCCTAGCATGCTACAGGCCTCTCCATCTGTTTGTGCCTAGTACTTGCTAAGTAGGCCACATGTCTGGCTAGCTCCTGTTGAGGATCATAGGATCTAGGAAATGTTAATCCTGGCCCTGTGCTAAAACTTCTTCCCTGTAAGAACTAAGTGCAGGGCTCTTATGGATGGGGTAGCCACTTGCCCAGTGTGGACCTGGTTGTCTCAAGACTGTGTCCATGCCATGTTAGTGAAGGAAccttgaggaggaagaggatttaGTCTTAAGGGTCACACTTCCTGTGAAGCAAGGGTTTGAGAAGACACTCAGATTCCAGAGAGGGTCAGAAACCAGGAGTTTGGCGATCTTGGCATTGGCATTTGCCCTTgatcagagaggaagatgggagaaGGAAACCCTGACCTGATAGCCTTGGGTAAGTGAGTTCACCTTTCAACTTGTGTTTCTTATCTGCAAAGTTTAGCAAATGATGCCAGCCTCACTTATCTTACAGGGTTTTGTAGAGAGTAAGTGGTTCATGATAACAGTAGAACAGGCTGCGGATGTGACCCTTGGCAGAGCACAGGCCTAGCATTTGTAAAGCCCCAGGTTGTGCCCCCTGCTGCCCACCCAGTTAATCATGCCGTGTTTGAAGACTAAGTTGCATGTAGACACACAGTATAGGGACTGACCTTGCCAAATGCTACTTACAGTTCTCAGGGGAATCCTAAGGTGAGCTGCTGAGAGGCATCTCTGGATTCCTTTATTCCTTTCTCCCAATCCTTGAGCTGTTTGTGGTTTTTCCTTACCCAATGCAAAATTTTTCAGAGCAAAACTGACTCATTAGGCCACAGGTGTGAGCAGGCCACTCACCTCTCCATAACCAGGGCAGGCCTGATAGGCAGAggctttcttctgtctctgtctgtctctctgtgcttcctggctCTTTGtgacaacccccccccctccagtCTGCTGACTTCTTTGCTGCTCGTGGCTGTTCCTTGCTACCCTTGCAGCATAGTTAACCTGTGGACATTTTGCTCTTGGGCCAGAGACCCTGAACTCTTTGTGGAGCTGTTGTTGCTGGACTCTGATTCTTGAGTAGCTTGAAAAGCCCTGCATTTAGTTTACattccatgccccccccccaaaaaaaacccctcccTTTACTGCTCTAAGAACATACTGACGCCTGGGTACCAACCCTGATCTCCAGttcctcctctgtcccttctgactgtcctctgccctctgggTGGAGCCAGCCTTCCAGAGATCGTGGCTGCAGTTTGGCTGGTGGCTTCTTGGATTCCTTTCTCTGctaggaaggagaagagggtcacttttctttttctttttctttcttttttttgttttgttttttcgagacaggtttctctgttagctttgtgcctttcctggatcttgctctgtagaccaggctgacctcgaactcacagagatccgcctgcctctgcctcttgagtgctggaattaaaggcgtacaccaccaccacccagctaaatgtgtagcccaggctggcctcgaactcgtgatcctcctgcctccgcctccttcagcaaatcctaccagtgtgcgccaccacaactgccttatttttcttaaaatttaaaattagttttagtttttttttttagatagagtctcactatgtggcccaggctgggcttgaatttGAGACTCATCTGCCTTCATCTACTAGTATAGGGATTACACTACCATGCTTGGGTGAGGTTTTCTCTTTAGGGTCTTAAAATTGCATATCATTCCAAAAGCAGAATTGGGTCATGTCCAGAGGCTTCCTTTATGCTGTGAGAAGGCTTGAAGCCCAGAAAGATGGAGCCACTGCTGCTGTCATAGGGCTGGAACAGACCCCAGGTCAGGGTGGATGTGGGGCTTGTGAAGATGGACTTACCTGGGCTTTCTGGTGCTCTGGGCTTAGGAAGCTGGAGCCTGTCATGGCCACATCCATCCAGAGCACGCTCAGAAGTAGCAGACTGCAGATGGTCCCTGAAGACGGCATGGCCTTGATGGTGGGGAGAGATGGCCCTGGGGAGAGAAGGTCGTCTGATAGCATACCTCATCTCCATGTCTTAGATTTTGCTCAGGTTGGAACCTCGCAAACTTGTAGAAGGAAGGGTAGGACTGCTGAGTGAAGCAAGGCTCTCTTGTCCCCATCTTAAAACGGTGGGAGAACTGAAGGCTGAACTCTGCCTTTCCTAAACTGTTGAGGTAGAGCATGATGTGCTGGAAGGTTGCAGTGTCCACCCCAGTTACTTGTTCTTTATCCAGCTTTGTCTCAGAGCCAGACTAACCTAGGTTGTTCACTGTCCCCTTTGTTCAGTGAGCTCACTGACGCCCAGAGGAAGTAAGTGAATGGCTAGTAGTGAGTAATTTAGACACACAGTTATgcatacacaagtacacatatacaaacacacagcaGAGAGCCTACCTGGAATGCCTGGAGATGTGGTGCCTGCTGCTTGGCTGCTCCTTATATAGGAAGCCTTGTGTTTGTTTGGATCTGACAGCCTCACCTCTGAGGCTGTCTCCTTTGTGTGGGCAGTATTGCATTCCTTGGGAACTAAGTACTCTTTGCCTCCCCACTGTTGAAGAACAACAGTGGCAGTCAGGTGTCCTGAGAGGTATCCAGGTGGCTTCTGGGGGGGCATCAGCTCCTGATGTCTCTGTAATACCAGGCTTGGCCCTGGTAGAGGGTTGGCAGGTGAGGAGCTCTGGCATCTGGCTTAGTTGTGGTATGATCTTGGCTTGCCCCTTTCCATGTGAGATGGTTTTGCCACCAGGAGAGCTTTCAGATTTTGTTCAGCTttgtctctgacttccacacactgATTACATAGACATCTGCTTCTGGGGTGTTCCCAAAGATGGGCTGAACTGCCTTTCCTAGGGAGCAAGTGTGGGGGAATGCTCATCTGGTGGCCATGTTTTATTGGTCTTCTGTGTGGTAAAAGGTGATTGTTTGGTCTtactgattatttttgttttgttttggactgttgggcataaTTCCCAGGGTCTTGTACTTGATAGGCATTTTCCATTGAGCCATACACCAGCCCGGGCTGGTGTTTGCTAACCTGACAGCTTGCCTCTCTGTCCTCTGGCAGGTATCATGGCCCTAGGACAAGGGGTGCCCATTGTGGAAGAGCAGATGAAATGGGCTTGGTGTTGGGAGCCCTGCTGCATAGCTCTGACAAGGGCAGTTCTTGGGAATTTTGCCACAAAGATCCACTCCCCTTGCCTGCTAGTTCTTTGAGGACCGAGGGACAGGGTAGGAGGGGGGGAAGCTGTGTTGAACTGTGCCCAGGGTTGTGACACGAGTATGCCAGATTCTATTGGTCCTAGGACCTGCCACTTCTAGAGGGCTTCGTGTGGTTGGATACTCTTCTATAAtgctcttaagaaaaaaatagggctgggtggtggttggtgcatgcctttcattctagcatttggtaggcagaggcaggcagatgtctgaatttgaggccagcctgatttatagAGTGAGtgtgacagccagggctacacagagaaacctcatcttggaaaacaaaaaaacaaaaagaaaaataggatggTCTGGGGGCTGGGGCCTATAGCTGTCTACCTGGGGCAGTGCAGGCTTCTGACTCTTGAAGCACTGCTTTCTGACCTGTCCCTGCTGCCACAGTGATAGTGACATTGCATCAATAGGGCCACTCTGGGTGGATGTCCAGTTGGGGTGGCAGTGATAGCAGAACAAATGATTCAGGGCTCCCTGACATCCTGACCTACTAGGTAGTTCTGGAAGAGATTGGGCCCTTGTCAGAACTCTAGGGACAGGTGAGGCATGGGCTGGGTTGTACCTCCTCTGAGAAAAAGACCATCTGGCAGGGGAGCTGAAATTCTATGTTTAGTCCTAGCCCAACATAACTATATTACCAGGCACCTTCGTAGCCCTGTCACCCACCTGAACTTAGAAACCATTTGGCCTTGGGGCCCAGAGGGGCTGAAGATGGAGGTGGTGAGGAAACACCTGTATGCATGGTGACCAGGCATTGGCTGGGATATGAGGCTTGTCTACTCGGCCCCTGGAAGcttctggaggcaggaggtgcTGGTGTTGATCTTAGATAAGGCCACAAGTAAGCAAACACACAAGTTACTGGCTATCTGGGGGCAGAGCTGGCACCCTCTAGTAACATACCTTGGCATCCAGAGTGTGGGTTAGCCAGGAAGAAGGTCTGGTGATGTGGAAGAAGTGTGGAGGAAGAAGGCACTAGAAAATGCCTAACTATCCACCCACAGTTGTGGatgagggcaggggctgggaaaTGCACCTTCCCTGAGCTTGGGGAAGGCTGTATAACTCCAGGAGGTTTCTGCACAACACCCCTCCccccttttaaagatttatttatgtatatgggtattttgtctgcttgtatgtctgcacaccagaaaaggTCATCGGATGTCATGGGACTACAGTTATTAACAGTTGTgaaccaacatgtgggtgctgggaattgaactcaagacttctgaaagaatagccagtgctcttaactgctgagccattattCCAGCCCTTTCTCTACTTTTGATTGTTGTGACCAAAGTCAATGTGACAACTCCGAGAATGGGAGCCAGGCCGTTCTCTCCTGGGAGCAGGTGTGCTAGTATTCCCTGCACACCCACTGTAGTAATGCCTCCATGTGAGGACCACAGGCTGTGGGAAGGGAAACTGGGGAACAAAGACCTATTCGCTTGTCACTGTGATGTCCTCCGTACTggtatgttttgtatttttaatcagTATGGCTAAATCTTAGTCTCAGGCTGAATGGGGTAGGGAAGAAAGGTCAGACATGATGGCTCACATCATACCTGTAGtttggggctgagacaggaggactgacacaagtttgaggcctgcctgcctgggctacagtgtgagatcctgtctcaataaacaaaggCAAAACCAAAATAGGTGGACTCAATTTTAATGTGTGTTGTATTAGTCAGCGttctccagagaagcagaactgatagaatgaactTAGGTATTTAATActtccaggggctcaggagagaaactacaaatggcgaggactatttttgggaaatagaatctcagcacaccgagctctatagTCTACTTgatttaattcctctggcataataTCCTGTTTTCACAGCTTcggttctgttcttgtgcctagttcctttcttgcctgatttctctctatatttatctactgttccctctaagttctatcttaattctctcatcttaattctgccttatctaggtccttttcatcttgttcttacccagctagtacttccccatctgactcttcctcatcttccatcttgtccacacattctctctggtcaaaatcctccttaccCCTCTCTATTCTCCGTCTCTAAGTTCTCTACATTCCCTTtaagtctcccaggaatccagttataaacccaagcgaTAGCAAGCCCCTGgtaaagcaaggtcaccaggcttgaattctacagggtcataaaggtaggtaagaattttccaccaggctttcttttacgacctgaaaatgggagtggtaaaagatgaggtcaactgagtgctcaTGACCGGTTAGTTATCGAACAGGAggtctatgtgctcagtctacattcctagaagtggttaggtaaagttaggggtctattagtaaggctgtataagaaaggagggtctcaccctaaattgcacaagacaTAAAGCTATCCTATCCATCTGACCTAGGAGAAAGGTGTTGTTttcgtttggccttggatgcttgataagcattttagataaatacactgttaggagttttTGGAAGCAcccaagaaaatcattttaggaaccagataatatatatacaaaagctaaaacatcaccaagacttcttaagccatggcttgacctttggagaagtccttgacttttccaagtagtagcttttgtgatagtagctgaattccattgagttttcctgcggcttgcagcatattaaaggggatttattagagtgattACAGACTATGGTCGgactagtccaacaatgactgtctcctaacagaaaggccaagaatccatTAGTTGTTCAGTCACAATGTGGGATATCTCAGCTGATTTTCAGTCTACATTCCAATccagaagtaggctctaataccaGCGAGGGAGGAGTGCTTTACTGCAGGATGCATGACGTTGctgtgagagtgagggcaagcaggcaaaaagcaagcttccttttttctctttatatggGCTGCcacaggtgtggcccagatttagggtgggtcttccaccTACAGGATTCAGTctagaaaaatccctcacaggtatgccaTCTTCACAGATCTGGTCCTTTCCGGGCACTGGTACTTGGTATAGCCACTTGCCCCTCTGCCATTATTCTGAAACATTCTGAGTTGCTGGTACTCTAGCCCCAGGGTTTCAGTGCTAGGTGAGAACTTCGGGGCCCTGGTCTCAATTGCTAGTGCCAATTTGGGCTATAGCATGCAGAGTTTTGGAGAGTGCTCATAAGCATAAGATTTTCAGGTCTAATCCTTGGACCTGACACCAAAAGGTCTTGAGTGCAGCTCTGGAAACTAGTTCAATAAGTGTCCCCAGTAATTATTTTCTGGTTATAAAATAacagttttttcctttttagattttatttttaattatgtgagtgTGGATGTGGGTCTGTGTACATGTAGGTGCAGGTGCTTATGGAAGCTGGAAGTATTAGATCCtcttagagctagagttacaggcagttgtgaaccacctgatatgtgtgctgggaacttgAACTCTTGTCCTTTGTAAGAGCTATATGATCTTAACCTTAACCAGTAGTAAGCTGCCTCTCCAACCCTCTTTTTGTGATGTTTTAAGAACAAGATTTACCTATAGGCTCCAGCGGTGTCATTGAACATTGTTCATGTTCCCCAAGACTTTGTACTGAATAGATGTAACTACCACGGATAACCGCCTAGTCCAGACTTGAAGTAGTTACAGCCTTCTGAGTGcacttgcaagtattttattgccAGTATATGCAGTTTGCACAGGGAAGGCAAGATCATTACTTgggtttctatttctttactcATTTTCAGAGTTTGGGTTTGACtcgtgttttctttctttttttggagctgaggatcgaacccaggaccttgcgcttgctaggcaagcgctctaccactgagctaaatccccaacccctcgtgTTTTCTAACATGAACTCACAAATTATTTTACATGGTGGCCTTTTAGCTTATTTACTGATTTTTCAACTGACTTGctatggttagggttaggcttttGAAATGGCCCCAGTTGAAAATAGCTTTCTGTTCCACTGAGATCCCTCAAATACATTGTGTGCACTTCCTCCTCAGACCCGAAATCAAACATGTGCATTGGTTTCTATTAGTGGgaactgtgtgtgcatgcaagcacacacacacctttacataCACTGTGTACTCATGctggtagaggtcagaggttaacattaggtgtgtcttcctcaattgctttctaaGAGTTAATTTTCTGAGGCAGTCTCTCTCACTGAATTGAGAACTTACCAATTCAGTTTGTCTAGCTGGCCAGCTTATCAGGggttctccagccccacatactGGGCTTTAGGATTTCAGGTGGGCTGCCACTCCAGCTCAGCTTTTATGGAACCACTGGGATCCACACTGAGGTCCTCAGGCCTTtttccacccccccaccccacccctaacAGTCTGCTACTTGGGAACCAGTTTTGAGACTGTATCTGGTATATTGTTTTGGGGCTTCGCTTAGTACTGAGATTAGAtattcaagattttaaaatacatttttgtgtgtatgtgtatgtgtttgggcaTACACATGCTACAggatgtagaggtcaaaggacagttgcatatgagagtcagttctctcctttcactgacGGTGagacccagggatcaaactcatgtaagatttggcagcaagtgccatAACCTGCTGATCCATCTTGTTAGCCCAGAAAAATGcctacttttaaaaggaaaactattaggctggagagatggttcatagTTAAGAGTGTGTaatgctcttgctgaggacctgaattcagttcccagaatccatgttgaGTGGCTCGAACCGTCTAACTcgagctccagggaatccagtgccctttctggcctctgccagcacTTGCACTTGTGGGCACATACATACCCAAACACAGACACGTAGACATACATGTAATTCCCCCCGCCCcccctgggtttctctgtagctttggagcctgtcctggaactcactctgtagaccaggctggcctcgaactcacagacatccgcctgcttctgcctcttaagtgctgggattaaaggtgtgtgcaccaccacccggccgtatacatgtaatttaaaaataaaacaaaaattttagaaaagggaaaaaaaaaggtaaactgtgtcatatatttatattgttaTGGAGTGTCCTTTTGCAGTTTCACTTTGCATAGGTTGAATTAGGGTTGACTATGATCTGGAAATAGTATATGGAAAAGTCTAGAATAAGCAATTCATATGTATGGTTATTTTACCCCCCCTTGTTTTGAGATAAGGCTTGGCTGTGCTGTAtctaggctagcttcaaattcttGGGTTAAAGTGATGTTCCTGCCTCATACTCTAGGAGAGTGTGTGGCTAGGTATGTGGCAGAGATCTGGCTCACATATTTCAAGTAAGTATTATTATAGTTTATTGTTAAaattgttcttttgtgtgtggtgcACTTGAGTTTGTAGTTTGACTTTTTGTCAATGTCAACATACCACAGCTGTGGTTCCCTAAGACCACAGAGAGGTGGGCTAGTAAGATGGAGGTGAGGGATCCAGAATATGGAAGAGCCCTGTAACTTGCTCTTGGGCTAATGTGTGGGTTCACAGgtgttcattattttaatttaacttgattaaaaacttattttttatgtgtatgggtgttttgtatgtgtgtctgtttgtcatattgtatgcagtgcctgcagaggccagaaaagttgTGAGctgttgtgacccaccatgtgggtaggggaatcaaacctaggtcctccagaagaacaatcagtgctcttagaCCCTCAGTTACTGTCAGTTCCAACAAACGAATAAAGATCATTATCCAAATTCTTGGGTCAAATTAAGATAGCTTTATTTTCAGTCAGACAGGGCTATCTCCTTGAAGTGGGATTTATGAAAATGGCATCGAACACAGAAGGCAGGCTTTATATTAGGCCCCAAACTGCAAGGCTAGAGGTGTTTCAAGGGTTTTTGGTTATGCAGGAACTTGGcagaacatttcaaaattatttggcagAACATCAGGGTGGAGATTAGGGGATAGGGTGTGGAATATGTCAAATTCCAGGAAATAGGTTAAGACATGGTCAAACCCAAGTTTTACAGACAACAGGAATGAATTTATTTTGACCCTGCAATAAGATGGCTTTTAATCTAAGATGGAGTCAGGCTGGTCCATCACCATCTcttcactccccccaccccattattttaatttaaataaagtagtgcttgtttaaaaatattcttcccAGAGATACACTGAGACACATTTCAGATTAAACATCCTTTAACTTAGCTGGCCACATGCAGTGGGAAAAGCTGGGATGGGAGATCCAACACCAACCCTctgagtttaatatttttatttgtgttgggGTTTCAGGTAcatatgttgttttgtttgatgagTATTGTAGGAGCAAATGAATGCACTGAAGCATTgctgggtagaatgttctgttaTGTCAGGTCAAGTACAAGAATGGTTCATGTGTTCTGTACTAAGTTCTGAGAACTTTGTTCTACTGAACGAGGATTGAAATGTCAGACTGAAACTGGAGCTGGTTTCTTTGTAGTTGTTCCTGCTCCAACTGTCTGGAAGTTTCTATTAAGTGCAGACAATTTTGGATTGTTAGGTCTTCTCAAATTGACCCTTTTATCATGTTCTGGTGTCTCTGATGGCATTCTCCTACTAGTGCCTGTTTTATTTGACAGAAACAGATACTTGATTCTTCCCTTTTGATTGGTATCTAATAATCTGTtttcagcatttttattatttcctctcTTTGTGTTTAAAGTAGAACTAACAAAGTCTGGCCTTAATGACTTAGAGATTGGTCTTATTATATAGCCTTGtagtcttcctgcctttgccGCGATTCTAGCATATGCCACTATTGggctgttttctcctcctccccctcccccccgctACTTCCCTACTTCTTGCTTCCGTTctcttttcttattgttttggGTGGGGAGACAAGGACAATTTCTTGCTTTTTTCTTCAGACTGGATTGAACTCCTGGACTCATTAGATCCTgaggcctcagtctcctgagtagctgtgATTATTGATGTGTGTCACTATACCCAGCTATGTGGTttgatattttgtgtgtatgtgggtagtGCGGGTATGTATACAGACCAGAGACTGGCATCAGGTGCTTTGCACATTTGTACTCCATCCCCCATCCTCCCACTTTTATCTCTTTATCATGTGTATGTATAGCTCTGTGTGGGCTTATGCACATGTTTATAGGTACCTgtagtggccagaagagggtgttaatCCCCTGATGCTAGAATTATAGGAGTTAAAAGCTGCCTGATGTTTGATGTTGGTGCTGATAagagaactctggtcctctacaagagcaatgtgtgtttgtaaccactgagctatctctctatccctccaccttattttttttgttgttgtttttgttttcgagatagggtttctctgtgtagctttgtgccttttctggaactcactctgtagaccaggctggccttgaactcagagatccggctgcctctgcctcctgagtgctaggatcaaaggtgtgtgccaccactgcctggcccaccttattttttgacacgaggtctctcactgaacctgcagcttgCCCATTTGGCTAGATTGGCTGCCTAGTATGCTCTTAGGAtactcttgtctccacctctccagcttcaTTATGTGAGTTCTCTCTAGTCCctgactattattattattaattatttggtttttcgagacagggtttctctgtagctttggagtctgtcctggactagctctgtagaccaggctggccttgaactcacagagatccacctggctctccctcccaagtgctaggattacaggtgtgcaccaccactacccagcatcCCTGCCTATTATTAAGAGAGTATCTCACTGGagttgaacttgctatgtagctgagactggccttggactcttgggtcctcctgcctctatctcccgagtgctgaaattacaagtatgtgccaccataccaagCTAGAACATTATCATGTTCAGATCTTAAATGTTTGCTAAAGGCTGCTTTTGCCAACCAGTAGTACTGGTGAGAGGTGTGGTATCATGGAAGAAAGTTAAGGTAGTGAGGGGATACGTCCTTGAAGAGAATATTGGGGTCCtggtctctttcttttcttgcttctccCTGCCATGAGGTGAAtaggcttcttccttttcaatgtgTCCACCATGACATAGTAAGTAAACCACAAGCCAAAGGAACAGACCCAACGAACCATGGACCAAAGATCCTGAAACTGAGCTCaggtaaaatttttatttagggCATTTTGTTCTAGTAACAGAAAGCTaacatctttattttaaagatatttttattttagcaggTTTGAAATTCTATGAGTTTTCTTTTGTcagagattttgttttgtgtaatTTCTGATGAAAAGTTGGCTATTTTATGTGTTCTTGTGACTATAGTATGTATGCCTCTAAATTGCTGCTGTACCCTGAATGTGCCCAATTGGAggattagtgttttaatttttttttttttttttgagacatggtttctctgtgtaacagccctggctgtctggaacttacttcatagaccagactgtcctagaactgagagatccaccagcctctgccttccaagtactgggattaaaagcaattTGCCTGGCTagggttttaattttaattgtggaAAAATATTTGGTGGTCTCTTCAAATTTCTTCCCCCtgtacttttctctttcttgcccTCTTCCCTCAGGAATCCAGCTATACACAGGCTAGACCATAGGGTATTGCCCCACAGGTCACATCATTGGTTTATTTTCTCAGTCTCCTTTTCCTGTACTTACTTggttccttctgttttgttttgttttgttttaatttgtttttcgagacagggtttctctgtgtagctttgtgcctttcctggatctcgcttggtagatcaggctggcctccaactcacagagaggcctgcctctgcctcctgagtgctgggattaaaggcgtgcgccaccactgcccggctctctctttttttgttttttgtttttggttcctTTTAATAAGTGTTAAAATTCATATCTTTCTGTATTGTCTAATCTGTGTACTTCcagagaatattctagaaattCCACTTACTGAGTTTTTAGGTATTTCTCTCATTATGTTCATTTTCCTTCACATTCTTAAAAATGTAATAGCTGTTTTTAAAGTTCTGACCCGCTAATTCCAtggtctagttttttttttttttttccctgagacagtgtttctttgtgtagttttggtgcctgtcctgggtctcactctgtaggccaggctggcctcgagcctggaactcaagagatctgcctggctctgcctcccgagtgctggga belongs to Onychomys torridus chromosome 3, mOncTor1.1, whole genome shotgun sequence and includes:
- the Ghrl gene encoding appetite-regulating hormone isoform X2: MLSDDLLSPGPSLPTIKAMPSSGTICSLLLLSVLWMDVAMTGSSFLSPEHQKAQRKESKKPPAKLQPRSLEGWLHPEGRGQSEGTEEELEIRFNAPFDVGIKLSGAQYQQHGRALGKFLQDILWEEVKEAPADK
- the Ghrl gene encoding appetite-regulating hormone isoform X1, producing MLSDDLLSPGPSLPTIKAMPSSGTICSLLLLSVLWMDVAMTGSSFLSPEHQKAQQRKESKKPPAKLQPRSLEGWLHPEGRGQSEGTEEELEIRFNAPFDVGIKLSGAQYQQHGRALGKFLQDILWEEVKEAPADK